The genomic DNA GAAGGTCAAGACCAGCGCGGACACCAGGAAGACGTCCCCGAGCCGGCTAATGGCGAACTTGGTCCACGCCGCACGGTGGGCAGACTCCCGGCGCCGGTAGTGCAAGAGGAGCTGGTGCAGGCCGAAACTCGTCATCACCCAAGCAGCGAAGAACAGCAGGAGGTTGCCGGCGATCACCATCAGGGACACGGCCCCGATCGTGAAACCCAGCCAGCGAAAGTAGCGGCCCTGCAGGGCCTCGCCGTCGAGGTACCGAACCGAGAACCGGCTTACGACCAGACCGACGAAGCTGACCAGCGTCAGCATCAACGCCGAGGCCCCGTCGTAGTACACGCTAAAGCCGAGTGGCGCGTCGTGCAGGTCCTCAAACACTGAAAAGGCAAGCGGCGCTCCGGCCGAGGCCAGGTAGGCTAACGCCAGAATGCAAGCGAGCAGCAGCTGGGCGGCCACCAAAGTGGTCGTGGCCACACGCAGCCGACCGACGTTGGCGTTCGCAACGCTCGACGGGAGAAACGCGGTGGTGAGTAGCCCCAGGACGGGGGCGATCAGCAGTGCAACAATCGTGTTCATGGCGAGGCTACTCCTAGTCGACGGCGACCGGGCCGCCATCCGACTTGCTCGTTGGGCATAAAAAAAGCCGGGGTGAGCAAGCGATGAGCTCACAACCCGGCACGTCCGTGCGGCCATGCTGACCGCCGCGGCTTAGCTCAGTTGATGTGTTTCGGTTTTCGGCGATGCGTGGCGCGGGCGTGGCTTGGCCCGCTCTTTTTCACCCATGCGACAACACGTGCCGGGAGCAAACTCTCCCGCCAGACATAAAAAAAGGCCGGCAGGCTGCGTCACGCAACCGTCCGGCCTTTTTGCACGGGCATTTCCGTCCCGTGCAACTCGAACCTGAATGAATCGTACCGATTGACATCCGAAAGCGGAGTTCAACGCGGCTGCTCAAGTCATCGGTTAAAGATTAGAAGCGGCGTTAGCCCGCGTCAAGTGGAAGCGGAAAAAACTCTCAAAATCTTAGGAGCTGCTCGCCAAATCGGGCGCCCTTTCGAGCGTAAACACAATGACCCGCTCGCCAGTCCGGGAGCTAATGTCGGTGTGCAGGCTGACGACATCCACCCCCAGGATGTCCTTGATCACCGCGTCAAGGAGCGGGCGCCCCTGCTCGATCAACTGCTGCCTAAGCTGTTTGATCAGGTACCGTGATCGTTCACGATCTTCGGACTCCGACAGCTTCATCTCGGCGGGGGTGAGAACATTTTTCAGCCGCACGAGCACCAAGTCGTCGACGATGTACGACCGCGTCTCCAGCGGCCCGCGCCCCATGAACTCCTTCTCAAAACGGATAATCGCTTGGCTGATTTCCCGTTCGATCTCTCTCTTGCTCTTCACCGCAGCGACCTCGTGCAATGGCGTGGCGGACCGACCCTTCTGGTCTACCGGCTCGACCGCGGTTCGGCAAGCCCAGCGCTGACTTCTTGCTCCAGCGTCTGGCTGTCTTGACGTTCCCACTCGCTTGGCGGCGGCGAACTTGGGAGGGCCGCACGAGGGTTGGCGTGGGGCTCCCGCCACCGGCCTTTCCACGACGCTGCCGGTGGGCCCGAGCGGTCCTCGTAGTGGGACCGACCACCAAGAATCAGAAGAGGAGGGAGTTACCTTGCGTTGGCTTGGCTCGCCGATTGCACGCGCACCCCTCTACCAAGTCCGCTTCCCAGAGCCGAATCTGACAGCGAACTGTTCTGCGCCGGTGCTCCCGGGTCGCTCGCCACATCCTCGGTGTCACCGGCCGCGACCTCGGCAGTGCTTTGGTCGAGTGAGGGCGTTCGATATCCGTAGTGCAGCAGCAGGGAAGGCTCGTCGATGGCCGCTTCGGCTGGTCGGTCGCTGAACCGGACGTCGTCTTCGCGACCCCCGGTCTGGTCGGCCAGGGCGGCGTCGACCAGCAGCACCGCCAACCCCTCCGTTGACCCGGACTCTGCCGGCGGAGCCTCTTCGTTCATCAGCTCCTCGATTGCGAACCA from Posidoniimonas polymericola includes the following:
- a CDS encoding DUF2294 domain-containing protein: MKSKREIEREISQAIIRFEKEFMGRGPLETRSYIVDDLVLVRLKNVLTPAEMKLSESEDRERSRYLIKQLRQQLIEQGRPLLDAVIKDILGVDVVSLHTDISSRTGERVIVFTLERAPDLASSS